The window TCCCACATTTTTCAATCtccaagaaaaaaaggaagtcTCAAGGTGTAAAGCTCTAAACCTAACTTCAAGCATTAGgaataattatatgaaatcACCGTTACTGCATTTATTCTGTccatatttaaattgttttctaGTTAAATTGTAGAATTTCAATGGATAACTGTGAAGGCTTAAATTAGGGGAAATATTATGTTGATAATGTGTATTTTTTATCTGAAATGTGTCAAGATATTGTGGATATATTGttaaatggaatattaaaatattgacgGTTGTTTCTTGATTGACAAATTCTGATGTTAACAAGTGAAATTCTACAGGCCTACTTTAGATAGATGCTTATGATTCTTCATTTAAAGAAGTTGCTTGTTACATTCAAGAAATGTTGCCTTGCTAATAGAGATTCTTGTACTACTAGGTAAAAAATGTCTAATTTTGAAGGAGTGGAGATCTCAATCAAAGTAGTGACAGACAAGGACAAAACAAGGGTTCTATTTGTCGAGGGTGATGGAAATTTTGCGGATATATTACTAAGTTTTTTAGTAATGCCACTAGGAAGAGTCGTCAAAATGCTGGCGAATGACCATGTGAAAGAGAATAGGCCTACCATAGGATGCATAGGCAATATATACAATAGCATGAAGGCTCTTGATTGCTCCTGTTTCTGTTCCAGACGTGTCAAAGAATCTCTGACTGATCCATTGTCTTCTTTCGATGAAGAGTGTGCTGGCCTGAAACTGGACATATGTGATTATCGTCCTTCGTATTACTCTTGTCATTCTATTTGTAGTCTTAGCTTGAGGAAGTTAAGTGTCTACTGGGATGAGCCGGTATGTAAATGCTATAAGAATATGAAGTTGGGGGCAGGTGAAGAGCAAATCCAATCAGATCGTCTTGGTAAAGTATTCACTCTAGACGATGCAACCTTCATCGTAACCGATGATTTGCATATCATGCCCAGTACAGGAACGGTCGCTGAAATGGTCACCATCCTAGGCTTTGGAAAACCAGAAGGCACTGCTAAACAGGATGTGAAATTAAAGCATAAGGATGTGAGTATTGATTTTGCATCCTTACATGTTTCTTCATTAATTGAAagtctattaatttttgttgttgttgttgttgttgttgttttcaGTTTGTAGACCTTTACATTGCATCTCTAATTTCAGAGACACCACTGTCTGAAGTGATTCTCAAGAAAACAGGGCAGGAAGTAAAGTTAGGTAAAATTATGCTACGAGCTAAGAATACGGAAAGTGTACCCCAAGAGAGTGACAAAAAACAGATGATATTGAAGATGGTTATTAACAAATCAACAAAGAAGCTTTTGTTTGCGCGAGGGGATAAGGCCATAGTTGATTTATTGTTTAGTTTTCTCCCGATCTCACTTGGAGGGGTGGAGAGATTGCTAGCAGGAAAGCCTTTTATTAAAAGTATCGACCATCTATACAAGAGTGTCCACAATGCTAGAAACAAGAATTACTTCAAAAATTCAGACATCGAAAAGAGACTTAACCGGTCTTCGCTTGCGCATGGATATCTACCCAAAAGCTATGTCCTAAATCTGGAT is drawn from Salvia hispanica cultivar TCC Black 2014 chromosome 6, UniMelb_Shisp_WGS_1.0, whole genome shotgun sequence and contains these coding sequences:
- the LOC125195630 gene encoding uncharacterized protein LOC125195630, encoding MSNFEGVEISIKVVTDKDKTRVLFVEGDGNFADILLSFLVMPLGRVVKMLANDHVKENRPTIGCIGNIYNSMKALDCSCFCSRRVKESLTDPLSSFDEECAGLKLDICDYRPSYYSCHSICSLSLRKLSVYWDEPVCKCYKNMKLGAGEEQIQSDRLGKVFTLDDATFIVTDDLHIMPSTGTVAEMVTILGFGKPEGTAKQDVKLKHKDFVDLYIASLISETPLSEVILKKTGQEVKLGKIMLRAKNTESVPQESDKKQMILKMVINKSTKKLLFARGDKAIVDLLFSFLPISLGGVERLLAGKPFIKSIDHLYKSVHNARNKNYFKNSDIEKRLNRSSLAHGYLPKSYVLNLDEEKLPSDIEKYYVYYQLSKSFFYGQGKYLRGPKTYMIYDDLTIEPFYMADIFCNKEEVSPCDLEELNLTIGPEEALNLLQAALTTKHALTSGILNPHRDLDISVHE